The Chamaesiphon minutus PCC 6605 DNA window GTCAAAGAAAGAGTTGGCATCGTTGTCAGCACCAAAATGCAAAAAACCGCAGTGGTATCGGTCGAAAACCGTTCCGCTCATGGCAAGTACGGAAAAGTAGTCGTCAGAACTAAAAAATACAAAGTTCATGACGAAGAAAACCAGTGTAAAGACGGAGACAGAGTGCGGATTACCGAAACCCGTCCCTTAAGCCGCACAAAACGCTGGACACTAGCGGAAATCCTCAGTACCAAAGCCTAATTTAGTAGGGATAGGGGATAGGGAATAGGGAATAGTTATCGATCTCATCAATAACTCCCAACGCCCTGTCTTGTCTCTCTAAACCGTCGGGAAACCCGACGAGCGAGAGACGCAACTCCCGATTCCTAACTTCATACCCTCTAAAATCATCATGATCCAACAAGAAAGTTATTTAACCGTTGCGGATAATAGCGGTGCCCGTAAAATTATGTGCATTCGCGTCCTAGGCGCGGGTAATCGTACCTACGGCGGTGTCGGCGACACAATTATCGCCGTCGTTAAAGATGCCACTCCTAACATGGCAGTCAAAAAATCTGAAGTAGTTCGCGCCGTGATCGTGCGTACCAAACATACCATGCGCCGTGAAAGCGGTATGAGTATCCGGTTTGACGATAATGCTGCCGTCTTAGTTAACGCTGAAGGCAATCCCAGAGGCACTCGCGTTTTCGGCCCTGTCGCTCGCGAACTCCGCGACAAGAGCTTCACCAAAATCGTTTCCCTGGCTCCAGAGGTACTCTAAAAATGGCAAAACAGAAACCCAAAGTTAAGCATCGGATGCACG harbors:
- the rpsQ gene encoding 30S ribosomal protein S17 — translated: MAVKERVGIVVSTKMQKTAVVSVENRSAHGKYGKVVVRTKKYKVHDEENQCKDGDRVRITETRPLSRTKRWTLAEILSTKA
- the rplN gene encoding 50S ribosomal protein L14 encodes the protein MIQQESYLTVADNSGARKIMCIRVLGAGNRTYGGVGDTIIAVVKDATPNMAVKKSEVVRAVIVRTKHTMRRESGMSIRFDDNAAVLVNAEGNPRGTRVFGPVARELRDKSFTKIVSLAPEVL